From the Scophthalmus maximus strain ysfricsl-2021 chromosome 11, ASM2237912v1, whole genome shotgun sequence genome, one window contains:
- the sertad3 gene encoding SERTA domain-containing protein 3 isoform X1 — MIMKGQKRRFPPEDVEVSDRSSPTWESQRQFVFSVSLSKYQRGQELPEPSLRRSVLIANTLRQISLEACVAPSANGEVSACSSSSALHVKEQEGIVYGVATAKHPSAEALTYSHLSALATCPGVSSSDSSNCVTSRCPASTSNVPLSAGDEDEDWGSMSTDPDFSLSAAISSILTALDSTIDGGPQAALRSPLRSLENLSRSPEGSAAWVKQGVRGYGGSWEQPEVCGVRESNMEVMRSSYLGDLTVEDLFQDIDTSLLERDMGVLGLRGSGAGYPAGDDLLRYLPPFSPSSPSPHPFSLSLSQNLKCLPSFSSFGPMSPSTSTLPSLSTPPSSLFVGQNHVREGLELEHLMEILVES, encoded by the coding sequence ATGATCATGAAGGGGCAGAAGCGCAGATTCCCACCGGAGGATGTGGAGGTTTCAGACAGGAGCAGCCCGACCTGGGAGAGCCAACGACAGTTTGTGTTCTCGGTTTCCCTGAGCAAGTATCAGCGTGGCCAGGAGCTGCCTGAACCCAGCCTGCGGAGGTCCGTGCTGATAGCCAACACGCTGCGGCAGATCAGCCTCGAGGCCTGCGTGGCACCCTCTGCAAACGGGGAAGTGTCAGCATGCAGCTCTTCATCTGCGCTCCATGTGAAAGAGCAGGAGGGTATTGTCTACGGAGTTGCCACAGCAAAACATCCCTCTGCAGAGGCGCTCACTTACAGCCACTTGTCAGCTCTTGCCACCTGCCCTGGGGTTTCCTCAAGTGACTCATCGAATTGTGTTACAAGTAGGTGTCCAGCAAGTACATCAAATGTTCCCCTGTCTGCAGGAGACGAAGATGAGGACTGGGGATCAATGTCCACTGATCCTGATTTCTCCCTTTCAGCTGCCATTTCCTCGATTCTCACTGCACTGGATTCAACCATTGACGGGGGCCCCCAGGCAGCTCTGCGGTCACCCCTCCGGTCCTTGGAGAACCTGTCGCGGTCCCCAGAGGGAAGTGCGGCGTGGGTAAAACAGGGAGTCCGAGGTTATGGGGGGAGCTGGGAGCAGCCGGAGGTGTGCGGTGTGCGGGAGAGCAACATGGAGGTGATGAGGTCCAGCTACCTCGGTGATCTCACTGTGGAAGATTTGTTCCAGGATATAGACACGTCCTTGCTGGAGAGGGACATGGGAGTGCTTGGACTTAGAGGCAGCGGAGCTGGATACCCAGCAGGCGATGATCTCCTCAGGTACCtgccccctttctctccctcctctccctccccgcaccccttctccctctctctaagcCAGAATCTGAAGTGCCTGCCTTCGTTCTCCTCGTTTGGCCCAATGTCTCCCTCAACGTCTACTTTACCGTCCCTCTCTACACCACCATCCTCTCTCTTCGTCGGTCAGAATCACGTGAGAGAAGGACTTGAGCTGGAGCATCTGATGGAGATCCTGGTGGAGTCCTGA
- the kcnk6 gene encoding potassium channel subfamily K member 6 produces the protein MRPVGRSWLLLTGFVLFYVIYLLFGALVFSSIERPVEDKLRRDMEALKRDFLNQSCLSAASLERFLLQVLTANKYGVSVLRNASATSNWDLASSMFFANTLVTTVGYGHTSPLSDTGKAFSILYALIGVPFTMLVLTACVQRLMYPLVLAPVGLLQRSGMEPRPAFAVHFLLLLVLVVLCFFVAPAAVFSVVEGSWSFFDGVYFSFISLCTIGLGDFVPGTQPEQKYRQLYQVSVMVYLFVGLMMMYLLLRTFHKMADQHGLTTFLQLPRCEESDQDEDREPIVENKREDQAPPYLTDKAASQPLEPGSQPSYNSINKG, from the exons ATGCGTCCCGTCGGCAGGTCGTGGCTGCTGCTCACCGGCTTCGTCCTGTTCTACGTCATCTACCTGCTGTTCGGAGCGCTGGTGTTCTCCAGCATCGAGCGGCCCGTGGAGGACAAGCTGCGGCGCGACATGGAGGCGCTGAAGCGGGACTTCCTGAACCAGAGCTGCCTGAGCGCCGCGTCGCTCGAGCGCTTCCTGCTCCAAGTGTTGACGGCCAACAAGTACGGCGTGTCCGTCCTGCGGAACGCCTCGGCCACCTCCAACTGGGACCTGGCCTCGTCCATGTTCTTCGCCAACACTCTGGTCACGACCGTCG GCTACGGTCACACCAGTCCTCTGTCGGACACTGGGAAGGCCTTCTCCATCCTCTACGCCCTGATCGGAGTCCCCTTCACCATGCTGGTGCTCACCGCCTGCGTCCAGAGGCTCATGTACCCTCTGGTCCTCGCCCCAGTCGGCCTCCTGCAGCGCTCGGGGATGGAGCCTCGGCCGGCCTTCgctgtccacttcctgttgctgCTGGTCCTGGTGGTGCTGTGCTTCTTCGTGGCTCCCGCTGCAGTGTTCAGCGTGGTGGAGGGGTCCTGGTCGTTCTTTGACGGCGTGTACTTCTCCTTCATCTCACTCTGCACCATCGGACTGGGGGATTTCGTGCCGGGGACGCAGCCTGAGCAGAAGTACAGGCAGCTGTATCAGGTCTCTGTCATGG TCTACCTGTTTGTGGGTCTGATGATGATGTACCTCCTGCTGCGCACCTTCCACAAAATGGCCGACCAGCATGGCCTGACCACCTTCCTGCAGCTGCCGCGCTGTGAGGAGTCCGACCAGGACGAGGACAGGGAGCCCATTGTGGAGAACAAACGTGAAGACCAGGCGCCCCCTTACCTGACGGACAAAGCTGCCAGCCAGCCCCTGGAGCCGGGATCCCAGCCCTCGTACAACAGCATCAACAAAGGCTGA
- the sertad3 gene encoding SERTA domain-containing protein 3 isoform X2, which produces MIMKGQKRRFPPEDVEVSDRSSPTWESQRQFVFSVSLSKYQRGQELPEPSLRRSVLIANTLRQISLEACVAPSANGEVSACSSSSALHVKEQEGIVYGVATAKHPSAEALTYSHLSALATCPGVSSSDSSNCVTTAISSILTALDSTIDGGPQAALRSPLRSLENLSRSPEGSAAWVKQGVRGYGGSWEQPEVCGVRESNMEVMRSSYLGDLTVEDLFQDIDTSLLERDMGVLGLRGSGAGYPAGDDLLRYLPPFSPSSPSPHPFSLSLSQNLKCLPSFSSFGPMSPSTSTLPSLSTPPSSLFVGQNHVREGLELEHLMEILVES; this is translated from the exons ATGATCATGAAGGGGCAGAAGCGCAGATTCCCACCGGAGGATGTGGAGGTTTCAGACAGGAGCAGCCCGACCTGGGAGAGCCAACGACAGTTTGTGTTCTCGGTTTCCCTGAGCAAGTATCAGCGTGGCCAGGAGCTGCCTGAACCCAGCCTGCGGAGGTCCGTGCTGATAGCCAACACGCTGCGGCAGATCAGCCTCGAGGCCTGCGTGGCACCCTCTGCAAACGGGGAAGTGTCAGCATGCAGCTCTTCATCTGCGCTCCATGTGAAAGAGCAGGAGGGTATTGTCTACGGAGTTGCCACAGCAAAACATCCCTCTGCAGAGGCGCTCACTTACAGCCACTTGTCAGCTCTTGCCACCTGCCCTGGGGTTTCCTCAAGTGACTCATCGAATTGTGTTACAA CTGCCATTTCCTCGATTCTCACTGCACTGGATTCAACCATTGACGGGGGCCCCCAGGCAGCTCTGCGGTCACCCCTCCGGTCCTTGGAGAACCTGTCGCGGTCCCCAGAGGGAAGTGCGGCGTGGGTAAAACAGGGAGTCCGAGGTTATGGGGGGAGCTGGGAGCAGCCGGAGGTGTGCGGTGTGCGGGAGAGCAACATGGAGGTGATGAGGTCCAGCTACCTCGGTGATCTCACTGTGGAAGATTTGTTCCAGGATATAGACACGTCCTTGCTGGAGAGGGACATGGGAGTGCTTGGACTTAGAGGCAGCGGAGCTGGATACCCAGCAGGCGATGATCTCCTCAGGTACCtgccccctttctctccctcctctccctccccgcaccccttctccctctctctaagcCAGAATCTGAAGTGCCTGCCTTCGTTCTCCTCGTTTGGCCCAATGTCTCCCTCAACGTCTACTTTACCGTCCCTCTCTACACCACCATCCTCTCTCTTCGTCGGTCAGAATCACGTGAGAGAAGGACTTGAGCTGGAGCATCTGATGGAGATCCTGGTGGAGTCCTGA
- the blvrb gene encoding flavin reductase (NADPH), translating to MSESIKNVAIFGATGMTGLATLPQAVSAGYNVTVLVRDPAKLPADHKASRVVVGDVLNKADVRTTMEGQDAVIIILGTRSDLSPTTMMSEGTKNILEAMIGRGISKVVGCMSAFLLWDRSKVPPRLVPVTEDHDRMHTVLKTSGLDYVAVMPPHIADELPLTERYTVTENALKGRAISKHDLGHFFVKCLSTSEWNGKTVGVCGEYK from the exons ATGTCGGAGTCGATCAAAAACGTCGCGATATTCGGGGCGACGGGGATGACCGGGCTGGCGACCCTACCGCAGGCGGTGTCTGCAG GGTACAATGTAACGGTGCTGGTGCGGGACCCTGCCAAGCTGCCTGCTGACCATAAGGCATCAAGAGTGGTGGTGGGAGATGTACTGAACAAAGCCGATGTGAGGACGACCATGGAGGGCCAGGATGCAGTTATCATCATCCTCGGCACCCGGAGCGACCTCA GCCCCACCACCATGATGTCCGAAGGCACCAAGAACATCCTGGAGGCCATGATAGGTCGTGGGATCAGCAAAGTGGTCGGCTGCATGTCAG CCTTCCTGCTGTGGGATCGCTCCAAAGTCCCGCCCCGTCTGGTTCCCGTGACAGAGGACCATGACAGGATGCACACGGTGCTAAAAACGTCTGGGCTGGACTACGTGGCCGTCATGCCACCTCACATCGCTG ATGAACTTCCTCTGACGGAGCGTTACACGGTGACCGAAAACGCGCTAAAAGGAAGAGCCATCTCTAAACACGACCTGGGACATTTTTTCGTCAAGTGTTTGTCCACCTCAGAGTGGAACGGCAAGACTGTTGGAGTGTGCGGAGAGTACAAATGA